Proteins encoded by one window of Shewanella avicenniae:
- a CDS encoding DUF3083 family protein gives MSQAKLYVPLTTRTNQYISAELKLSDELLQHYADAEQCYLQIAEQFFKLADVHQLFNVHLIANDKLPIVRYHTEAYCLQTAEQILFFYNPEYHEAQNLFYQADYRARKLRFLFLATGNDIRANAAAFHNNVRMVMDKLITQLPAQSQPFKIRDHQQMSYDLFAAAKRNTETYGYKLRNIYMRYKSRGCELPTNYTSTAHVKVTLPLSRKLKQQILTEGQNEQALYHYLEDQFLSAINQRHLKHSAMIANGLTPLVRNSKFDQRGQTAETQHVGFNPQDNEVEYQRYWDGGKRHVEAVDFILVATQQDYAEPGYGRYMNQVEAALRDFAKAIGLDPKTQELTVGFYQHISYLI, from the coding sequence ATGTCCCAAGCAAAACTGTATGTGCCCCTGACTACACGTACTAACCAATATATCAGCGCCGAATTAAAACTGTCAGACGAATTACTGCAACACTATGCTGATGCCGAACAATGCTATCTGCAAATTGCCGAACAATTTTTTAAACTGGCGGATGTGCACCAACTGTTTAATGTACATCTGATTGCCAATGATAAGCTGCCCATCGTGCGCTATCACACCGAAGCCTATTGCTTGCAAACCGCTGAGCAAATTCTGTTTTTCTATAACCCTGAATATCACGAAGCTCAGAACCTGTTCTATCAGGCAGACTATCGCGCCCGTAAATTACGCTTCCTGTTTTTGGCGACCGGCAATGATATTCGCGCTAACGCGGCCGCGTTTCACAACAACGTGCGAATGGTGATGGATAAGCTGATCACTCAGCTGCCAGCCCAATCACAACCGTTCAAAATCCGTGACCACCAACAGATGTCATACGACCTGTTTGCCGCCGCAAAACGCAATACTGAAACCTATGGCTATAAACTGCGTAACATCTACATGCGCTATAAGTCTCGTGGTTGTGAATTGCCAACCAATTACACCTCTACTGCACACGTCAAGGTTACGCTACCACTGTCGCGTAAATTGAAGCAGCAGATTTTGACAGAAGGCCAAAACGAACAAGCCTTGTACCATTACTTGGAAGATCAGTTTCTTAGTGCGATTAATCAACGCCATTTGAAGCATTCTGCCATGATTGCTAACGGTCTGACTCCGTTAGTGCGTAACAGTAAATTTGACCAACGCGGCCAAACAGCGGAAACCCAACATGTGGGCTTCAATCCGCAAGATAATGAAGTGGAATATCAACGCTATTGGGATGGTGGCAAACGCCATGTTGAAGCAGTGGATTTCATTTTGGTGGCCACCCAACAAGACTATGCTGAACCGGGTTATGGTCGCTACATGAATCAAGTTGAAGCTGCGCTGAGAGATTTTGCCAAAGCGATTGGCTTAGATCCTAAAACTCAAGAATTGACGGTTGGTTTCTATCAACATATCAGTTACTTAATCTAA
- a CDS encoding ABC transporter permease yields MEWQLAWRLFNRELKQGQLVLIILALMLAVLSVTGLARVSERLQVAINGQASKFIAADRIINSPQPIDETILSESQKLGLKLSRSLQFNSMVYAGDAFQLVTVRAVDDNYPLKGKVELAASQPDQKLGKQQLWYETRLAGLLNQPAAVEIGNIQMNMAAEILRLPDGGFNLFASSPVVLMRLDDVDATGVVQPGSRVTYLYQFAGDASALAEFEAYVKPKLSTSQRWVDVQSGDSPVASAVKRAERFLLLASLLGIALACAAIGIAAQRYCQRHYDVVAMLKTFGASAKQIRGLFGLHLLLVTCVGVILGLIGGFLLDMAITPVLPPEIAAYDGPIWRPILLGIATGFISALMFSAFPLLKLLSIPPLRVLQRQLEASTIANWLHTVLSLLAMALLGWIYSRSLTLTLTVVGSVVLLGLLLALMGYLLVSAGRTVGMKTSSPVALALAGLRRRARQNSVQLVGFSSALVLLLTILALRQDLLNEWQQQLPENAPNYFLINIAPEEVQPLTDFVKSHQVDMTDIYPVIRGRLSAINGEELITPEQRQQGERGRLGISRELNLTWRETLPENNQILSGHFNQQANEVSIESGVAERLGVGLGDKLTFTIDNQQVEVLIASIRAVQWETLQPNFFMIFTKEALAPFMYTSMASFHLDSSQKEVVLALIKQFPTVSIIDVGAMISQLRGIISQVSMALTLVLVMVILASSLVMIAQTEAGMATRQKELAVLRTFGASGGLLRWATTLEFAILGAVSGVLAVTVTEFALWILKTQVFELQVTAHYLWWWLAPLSGAALVAILGLCRCAGLLRKSCGELLKLEI; encoded by the coding sequence ATGGAATGGCAATTAGCTTGGCGGCTGTTTAACCGCGAACTTAAACAGGGGCAATTAGTGCTGATTATTCTGGCACTGATGCTGGCGGTGTTGTCCGTTACTGGCCTGGCGAGAGTCAGCGAGCGCTTACAGGTGGCAATTAATGGCCAGGCGTCAAAATTTATCGCCGCCGATCGCATTATCAATTCACCACAACCCATCGATGAAACCATTCTAAGCGAAAGCCAAAAATTGGGGCTGAAGCTGTCGCGCAGCTTGCAGTTCAATTCGATGGTATATGCTGGTGACGCATTTCAACTGGTCACCGTCCGCGCGGTTGATGATAACTATCCTTTAAAAGGTAAGGTGGAGCTCGCAGCGTCCCAGCCAGATCAGAAATTAGGTAAACAGCAGCTGTGGTACGAGACTCGTTTGGCTGGATTACTGAATCAACCCGCAGCGGTGGAAATCGGCAATATTCAAATGAACATGGCGGCAGAGATTTTGAGACTGCCAGATGGTGGTTTTAACCTGTTTGCCTCGTCGCCGGTGGTGTTGATGCGTCTTGATGATGTTGATGCTACTGGTGTGGTACAGCCAGGCAGTCGAGTGACCTATCTGTATCAATTCGCGGGGGATGCAAGTGCTCTCGCTGAGTTTGAAGCGTATGTCAAACCCAAATTAAGTACTTCACAACGATGGGTTGATGTGCAATCGGGCGACTCGCCCGTGGCATCTGCAGTAAAGCGGGCAGAGCGCTTTTTGTTGTTGGCGAGCTTACTCGGAATCGCTTTGGCGTGTGCGGCCATTGGCATTGCGGCGCAACGCTATTGTCAACGCCATTACGACGTGGTGGCGATGCTCAAAACCTTTGGGGCATCTGCAAAGCAGATCCGCGGTTTATTTGGATTACACCTGTTATTGGTGACCTGTGTTGGAGTGATACTTGGGCTTATTGGTGGCTTTTTATTGGATATGGCAATTACGCCAGTGTTGCCACCAGAAATTGCCGCCTATGATGGGCCGATTTGGCGCCCGATATTGCTCGGTATCGCGACCGGATTTATCAGCGCACTGATGTTCTCTGCCTTTCCGCTATTAAAACTGCTCTCTATTCCGCCGTTGCGAGTATTACAGCGACAGCTTGAGGCATCAACCATTGCTAATTGGTTACATACGGTATTGAGCTTGCTGGCGATGGCTTTACTTGGGTGGATCTATTCTCGCTCGTTAACACTCACCCTGACTGTGGTGGGCAGTGTAGTGTTATTAGGGCTACTGCTCGCGCTAATGGGGTATTTATTGGTGAGCGCAGGGCGCACTGTTGGTATGAAAACTTCCAGTCCAGTAGCGTTGGCGTTGGCTGGGCTACGCCGCCGCGCACGGCAAAATTCAGTGCAATTGGTGGGGTTCTCTAGCGCTTTAGTATTGTTACTGACGATATTAGCGCTGAGGCAAGATTTGTTAAACGAGTGGCAGCAGCAGCTGCCTGAAAATGCCCCGAACTACTTCCTCATTAATATTGCACCTGAAGAAGTACAACCGCTGACTGATTTTGTTAAATCGCATCAGGTGGATATGACCGATATTTATCCCGTGATTAGAGGTCGATTAAGCGCTATCAATGGCGAGGAGCTCATCACGCCAGAGCAGCGGCAACAGGGCGAACGTGGGCGTTTGGGCATTTCCCGAGAGTTAAACCTAACATGGCGTGAAACCTTACCGGAGAATAATCAAATTCTCTCAGGCCACTTTAATCAGCAAGCCAATGAAGTGTCGATAGAATCGGGCGTAGCGGAGCGCTTAGGTGTTGGCCTAGGCGATAAATTGACGTTCACGATTGATAATCAACAGGTTGAGGTTTTGATCGCCAGTATTCGGGCGGTGCAGTGGGAAACGTTGCAGCCCAATTTCTTTATGATTTTTACTAAGGAAGCGCTCGCGCCATTTATGTACACCTCTATGGCCAGCTTTCATCTAGATTCGAGCCAGAAAGAGGTGGTTTTGGCACTGATTAAGCAATTTCCTACGGTTTCGATTATTGATGTCGGCGCGATGATTTCACAGCTACGTGGCATTATTTCGCAGGTTTCTATGGCGCTGACGCTTGTGCTCGTTATGGTGATCTTAGCTAGTTCATTAGTCATGATTGCGCAAACAGAAGCGGGAATGGCAACGCGGCAAAAAGAGTTAGCCGTTTTGCGTACCTTTGGCGCCTCCGGTGGCTTGTTGCGATGGGCAACCACATTGGAGTTTGCCATTTTAGGCGCCGTTTCCGGGGTACTTGCCGTTACGGTCACTGAGTTTGCATTGTGGATTTTGAAAACCCAAGTATTTGAGCTGCAGGTTACTGCACATTATCTCTGGTGGTGGTTAGCGCCTTTAAGCGGCGCGGCGTTAGTGGCTATTTTGGGATTATGCCGTTGTGCTGGTTTATTGCGAAAATCTTGTGGCGAATTACTTAAGTTAGAAATTTGA
- a CDS encoding arylesterase encodes MMLALPTHAATMLIVGDSLGASYGVNEKDGWVEGLRKALPQHTLINASVSGETSAGGLRRLPALLASATPDVVLIELGGNDGLRGFPPQQLQNNLTKMIALAKQAGAKVMLSEVMVPPNYGPRYEKAFSAVYQQLAKDSSVTLIPFFMTVIAPYPELMQRDGIHPNTQAQPKITEFMLPYIAQALTAVKPAKS; translated from the coding sequence ATGATGTTGGCGTTACCAACACATGCGGCAACCATGCTAATCGTCGGCGACAGCCTTGGCGCTAGTTATGGCGTAAATGAAAAAGACGGCTGGGTTGAGGGACTACGCAAAGCATTGCCACAACATACCCTGATAAATGCGTCTGTCAGTGGTGAAACATCCGCTGGAGGCCTACGCCGCTTGCCCGCGTTGCTCGCTTCTGCAACGCCGGATGTTGTCTTGATTGAGCTAGGTGGAAATGATGGATTAAGGGGCTTTCCGCCGCAACAGCTGCAAAACAATCTTACAAAAATGATAGCGTTAGCTAAGCAAGCAGGTGCCAAGGTGATGCTGTCAGAAGTCATGGTGCCCCCAAACTATGGCCCACGCTACGAAAAAGCATTCAGTGCCGTTTACCAACAACTTGCCAAAGATTCTAGCGTCACTCTCATTCCATTCTTTATGACAGTTATCGCACCCTATCCTGAATTGATGCAACGCGACGGCATTCATCCTAATACGCAGGCACAACCGAAAATCACTGAATTTATGCTGCCGTATATCGCGCAAGCATTAACGGCGGTTAAGCCTGCTAAATCTTAA
- a CDS encoding ABC transporter ATP-binding protein — MNNNAIKVSQLVKTVTTQEGELTILKGINMEVKSGESVAILGPSGSGKSTLLGLLAALDSPTTGEISLDGVSLVGLNEEQKAALRKQKISFIFQSFMLVDTLTALENVMLPAELSGIKNAREKATQMLKRVGLEHRLGHLPKQLSGGEQQRVAIARAFICEPKVLFADEPTGNLDKHNADRVADMLFAMNRESATTLVLVTHDLNLAKRCQRQLEMQDGQLFEVTAKQKAEVAAEQEAS, encoded by the coding sequence TTGAACAACAATGCCATAAAAGTTTCCCAGTTGGTGAAAACAGTAACGACTCAAGAAGGTGAGCTAACTATCCTGAAAGGCATCAATATGGAAGTCAAGTCTGGAGAAAGTGTCGCGATTTTAGGACCTTCTGGCTCAGGTAAGTCGACCTTGCTTGGCTTGCTTGCTGCGCTAGATTCACCAACGACTGGCGAAATTAGCCTCGACGGTGTCTCTCTGGTGGGGTTAAACGAAGAGCAAAAGGCGGCGCTGCGAAAACAAAAGATCAGTTTTATTTTTCAATCATTCATGTTGGTGGATACCTTAACAGCATTAGAAAACGTCATGCTGCCAGCTGAGTTATCTGGCATTAAGAATGCGCGAGAAAAAGCTACCCAGATGCTGAAGCGTGTCGGGTTGGAGCATCGCTTAGGGCATCTGCCTAAACAACTTTCTGGTGGCGAACAGCAACGGGTGGCGATTGCCCGTGCCTTTATCTGCGAACCCAAAGTGCTATTTGCAGATGAACCGACCGGAAATCTTGATAAACACAATGCTGACCGTGTGGCGGATATGCTGTTTGCGATGAACCGAGAAAGCGCTACTACGCTGGTGTTAGTGACGCACGACTTAAATTTAGCGAAGCGTTGTCAACGTCAGCTTGAAATGCAAGATGGTCAACTTTTTGAAGTGACTGCAAAACAGAAAGCTGAAGTCGCAGCGGAGCAGGAGGCGAGCTAA